From the genome of Rhinatrema bivittatum chromosome 11, aRhiBiv1.1, whole genome shotgun sequence:
AAAGAGCAGACAGCTTAAAGCCcattttcttaacactggaaatttaactcctagatcagagcaggagtaaaacttaatTCACAAGGCTGGTGGCCATGTTATACTATttctgtgcccagtgtggtagtgtctaactgcttttaccagactggacacagcaatagaataagcggctaccagaaatgtgagtttactccatctGGGATacaggagtttaatttccagtaAGCTCTTGGGGTAGGCACCTACAGTTTGACAGTACACCAGCGCAGTGCATCCCAACTTTGCTGTACTACTTAACCGTAGGTGCCGTtccagggagcttacactttgTTCAGCTCGCTCCAGAGAGAAAATTCTTGCattcaaggccattttggcaaggaatggtaagcaaaatcaaagcataagctctacGGGGAGGGAACCTACAGTTATCTTAAAGCATAAAactctcatgggggggggggggcacctgcaGCTGAACAGGATGCCAACATCAGATGCACAACACCAAAGTGCTTGCTATTCAGCCGAAGGGCCCAGCCTCAGAAATCTTTACCTTTTTACTCGTCAATCCTTGCTAAAATGGCATTGCATGTGAGACTGGTGCTGTGCATCCTAACTTGTGACCATGTTCTCTCATTCAAGTccattttgacaaggaatggcaattaaaattaaaagaataCGCTCTCTGGGTAAGGCAATTACAGCATGCGATATGTACGAAGCATAGGCTGTCTGGGTGGGCACCAACAACTGAACTGTGCACACTTAGTTCAGGATAGCAAAGAAAACCTGGGAATGGTGCCTTCCTCAGAGGGCATACCTTGAAAATTGAACTCCTGTGTCTGCaatggagtaaactcacattccTGGTGGCCAGCGTTGTCTGTTTTTTGTGCCCATTGTGCCTCTTCACCTCAGAGACAGGAAGAACTTATATTTCCAACATAAGTTTTCTGGGGCTTGCACCTACAGCTGAGCaaaacataagctctctggggaaggcacaTTCAGCTGAGCAGTATGTACTTCAGTGTTGTGCTTCCTGACTTTGGCATATTGTTCAGCTGTCGGTACCAACCCTAGAGAGCTTATGCATTGTTTGGTTTTAGGTATCCTGAAGCATATCTAAAGTATTCCAGTACCATGCTGCCTGATAACTTTAGCCATAACCagccatattcaaaagaatatagccagttaagtggcaatgctgagtagcatatatatatatatatatatatatatatatatatatgtatatcaaGCAGGCCCCTCCACCTAAGCTGTAAATCATGGACTGAGCCAGCCACTCTCTCCCAAACCCCTCTGAGAGGACTGTAACTAAAAAAAATGGAAGGGGTCTGGGGCCAGGCTCCCCTGCCCGGTTCAACTTATTGCTCCAAGAATTAGTCTTCTGCCTTCACCCTCCTGGTACCTTTGCCAATCTCTATAGCCAGCATTGTAGTAAGCTGCTACCATAGACCCAGCCAGTGCTTTCTGTCAATATCTCTGGAAGCGTAACAATGCAGAAAGCGCTGGTCACAATATATCACGATTCCAGCTGAAGGTAGAgattgtacattttatttatttagatttttatatcctgctttttgcacttcacagtggattacattcaggtactgcaggtatttccctatccccagagcacttacaatctaagtttgtacctgaggcaatggagggtaaagtgacttgcccaaggtcacaaggagcaacagcgggacttgaaccctggtctcctgccagctgctctaatcactaggctactcctccacctaCCGAAAGAGCTAGGGTTGAGAGGGAGGGATATCCagtataacttatctggctaaatttatctAATCTActgttttttaatattggcctctatATGGTGAAACTCCGATCTATATATTTATATCATTTTATCTTGTTTTACAGTCAGTTCCGTACCACTGTCAACTCAGCTttctgaagaagaagagaaggtAAGCGGCAGATGCAGACTAATGCATGATACAGGGACACACAGGCTGCCTGGTACACAGCACTACACACTTTCTCAATCAACACTTATAATATTTAACAATAAGCTGTTCCAAACCACAACACAGGTTATACatcataaaaatcttaaatatttTGAATAAAGAGTCATCTTATATTCAAAGACTTTCTCCAATGTATTCGCAaaggcagaatttgaaaaaaaaacttgctgaggaagtaaaaacttataataaaacctttttcagttatatttgaagaaaaaaaagcctgctatggagtcagttgggccattagatgattgaggagtaaAAAGGGCACTatgggaagacaaggccatagcaaagAGTTTAAATGATTCTTTGCTTCAGACTTCAttaaggaagatgtaagagagatacctaGGCCGGTAGTGATATTTAAAGATGACAATTCAAAGGaattaaaacaaatctcagtgaacctggaagatgtaatagggcaaattgataaactaaacagtagcaaatcacctggaccagatggtatacatcccaaagtgctgaaagaactgagaaatgaaactgTAAAACTACTATTAGTAATCtgaaaactatcattaaaatcaattatggtatctgaagattggagggtggctaacacaaccccagtttttaaaaagggttgcagggatgatctaggaaactacagaccactgaATCTGATGTCAGTactgagaaaaatagtttaaactgttataaagaacaaaattactgaacatatagtttaatggaacaaagccaacatgggtttagccaagggaagtcttgcctcaccaatctgctacattttatgAAAGCGTGattaaacatgtgcataaaggtgagccagttgatatagtatatctgtattttcagaaagtgtttgacagaTTACCTCAGGAGAGACTCTAGAGGAaattaaaacatcatgggataggaggcaatgatgTATTGTGGagtgagaactggttaaaagatagaaaacagagaatagggctaaatggtaaattttctcaatggagaaagataaaagtggagtgccccagggatctatactgggctcgttgctttttaatatatttataaatgacctagagatgggaacaatgagtgaggtgatcaaatttgctgatgatacaaaattattcaaagttgttaaatcacaagaggattgtgagaaattacaggagGATCCTGTGAGATTGGGTCtccaaatggcaggtgacatttaatgtggacaagtgcaaagtgattcacataGGGAAAAGCAAcgcaaattatagctacacaatgcaagattccagaTTGGGAGTCATCATCCaaaaaaaggatctaggcgtcatcgtgtatatgttgaaatcctctgttcagtgtgcGGCGGCAATGAAGAAAGCAAATAGATTACTAGGAACTTttatgaaaggaatggagaataaaagaatatcgtaatgcctctgtattgctccatggtgtgaccaaattttgaatactgtgtgcagttctggtcaccacatctcaagatatagcagaattagaaaaggtacagagaagggcaaccaaaatgataaaggggatgaaatgattcccctatgaggaatgactaaataggttagagaagagatggatgaggagagatatgatagaggtgtttaaaatcatgaggatAAAttcaaatcagttgtttactcttttgaaaagtacaaagcctggggaacacacaatgaagttactaggtgatacatttaagaaacataggagaaaattgtttttatgCAACACttatttaaactctggaattcgttgccagaggatgtggtgaaagctgttagtgtagctggctttaataaggtttggataagttcctggaaaaaaagcccacttatagctgggataagcagcatggaatctattgaccttttgagatcctggattagccactgttggaaacaggatactgggttgatggacctttgctctgactcaGTATAGAAATTCTTATGTTGTAATCCTCACTAAAACAAAAAATCCATTTGTCATATTGCAGCCACATTTCTGGCTTCTCTTATTACAGCCAGATCAAAAATCTCCCAAACTGGGATTAGCTTTTGGTTCCAATTTTCTCAATTTACCACTGTGCACTGTATAACAACTAATTCTGGACCAGATGTGCAAAGAGTTTTCTCCCCTATTCTGGTCTTAGgtctgcaaattaaaaaaaaaaaaaagtgtgaaaaatagATAACCAGAACCGGAGAGGATGAATACATGAGATAATACATCAGCTAACCTCCTTGTTAGCTGATGTATTATTGTTAAAGCTATGGGCTTTGAATAAAAGGATAATCTGGTTCCCTTTTGTTTCTTTCACTCCTATATGCCttggtttggaggggggggggtgtttaaattcTTTATCTAATCTGCTTTTTGGCAtactaaaatacaaaatatatgttTCAGAGGATAACAGGGCAGCATAATGGCTTCAGACAGAATTCAGTAAGCATCTGGAAACGCCCATCAAGACAACAAACTGCTTATTATCAATCCCATGGTTGGATCAGCTTAGACCATATTACCTCCTATAACAGCCCCAGATCCTTTCATACTTATAACTTTCACTTGGTTTCTGTTTGAGATGAAAATTTTTCATCAGAGCTTTATTTCAAGGGCTTCTCGCCGATACTAAACTCCGGCATCTTTTCCCTCCACCTGCTTTTGCTTTGTGACccctccagaaaaaaaaacccaccatgcATCCTACATGTGAGTACCAGCATCTTTTAATCCAGAAGGAAAGCCCTGGTCTTCATGCTTTGCTGTAGCCGATTTCCAGCGCCACAAataccaagaaatataaaaagattttattctttttggAATTCTCCATACCATGAATACCAGCCCTAGACAGACAGAGAAGAGATGTAGATGGTATTTTGAGTTTATCTGTCCTGTGTAGGTATTCTGATCAAAAGTACTTTTGTAAAAATGCAGTTTTAAACATCCCAATACATACATTAATTTTACCATCTTCTTTGAGGTTACCAAATGCATCATGGAGGTTCTGGTGGATTCTCTGGCCAAGCCCAATCAAGGTGAAGTCAGCAGTGAGTGCATGAAGATCCTAAAGGAAGGTAAAGAGTGAAATAACCAACATTAAGAGAGAAagtaagggaaaaaaacaagCATACACATCCACCAGCTGCAAACCCTGCATATGCAGCATTCACTCACACATGGCACATCCACCAGCTGCAAACACTGCGCATGTAACATTCACTCACACATGGCACATCCACCAGCCACAAACACTGCACATGCAGCATTCACTGCATATGGCACATCCACCAGCTGCAAACACTGCGCATGCAATATTCACTCATGCATGGCACATCCACCAGCTGCAAACATTGCACAtgccacacacactcacaatacGTACACCAGATGCAAATAGTGCACATGccccatgcacacatatatacacacagcaTGTACACCAGACAGCCACATACAAACAGCACATAGATATGTGTGTCCATGCATCTGTAGTACCGTAACTGACTATTCATCTGACTGTCCCTCCAATCACTGTCCTTATTTATCCTAAGTGATCTATCCATTTGTGAATTTATCCCCTTTCATGTATTCATGCATCTATTAGTTATGATCCAGGCATACAATGTCTAAAAAACTTGTCCAGCTCTATTCTGCAGCCCCCATACTCCAGTGTCTGTATTTTGTAGATGAGAGAGTCGTAGCAATGCTGCATCACCAGCACCTGCTGAAAGAGCTGGAGGACCTGGCTCACCGAGGTAAGCAAATGGATCTGCTTCTGTGCTACATTTAGCACTTCTCTTCAGTCATTTTCAGCTTTCTCTTCACTGAAAATGGGGTGTGTGAGCAGAGGACAAAACAAAGTGGAAATGTGTGGAGGAAAGAATAAGAGATAAAAACCTACGAGGCTGACGATGTATTCAGAGGAAGTGTCATATCACACAGCACAGGACGTGGACCCTAAGCTCCAGTATTATCAGTGATACTGCACAAGACATGGACCAGGGAGAGCTATGCTGCAGTATTATCAGTGATATAGCACAGCACACGGACCAGAGAGTGCTATGCTGCAGTATTATCAGTGATATAGCACAGGACATGGTTCAGGGAGTGCTATGCTTCAGTATTACCAGTGATATAGCACAGGACATGGCTCAGGAAGTGCTATGCTGCAGATTATCAGTGATACTGCAAAAGACATGGACCAGGGAGTGCTATGCTGCAGGATTATAGGTGATATAGTGCAGGACATGGTTCAGGGAGTGCTATGCTTCAGTATTACCAGTGATATAGCACAGGACATGGCTCAGGAAGTGCTATGCTGCAGATTATCAGTGATACTGCAAAAGACATGGACCAGGGAGTGCTATGCTGCAGGATTATAGGTGATATAGTGCAGGACATGGATCAGGTAGTGCTATGCTGCAGTATTATCAGTGATATAGCACAGGACATGGCTCAGGGAGTGCTATGCTGCAGTATTATCAGTGATATAGTGCAGGACATGGATCAGGTAGTGCTATGCCGCAGTATTATCAGTGATTATAGCACAGGACATGGCTTAGGGAGTCCTATGCTGCAGTTTTATCAATGATATAGCACAGGTCACGGACCAGGGAGTGCTTTGCTTCAGTATTATCATTTATATAGCACAGGACATGGACCAGGGAGTGCTATGCTGCAATATTATCAGTAATATAGCGCAGAATACAGTTGTGGGAATGTTATGTTGAAAGATTAACTGTGTTATAGCACAGAATATGGCTCTGCAAATGTTATGGGGATGTATTAGCTGTGATACTGCATAATGTGTGGCTCTCAGAGTGTTGTGGTGAAGAATTAGCAGTGATATAACACAGGATATGGCCTTGGGAGAGTTAAGGTGCAGGGTAAGTAGTGATATAGCATAGGACATGGTCAGGGAAATGTTATGGTGCAGGATATGTAGTAATATAGCACAGGATATGGCCCTGGGTATGTTATGTGCAGGATAAGTAGTGATATAGCACAAGATATGGCCCTGGGAATGTTATGGTTCAGGATAAGTAGTGATATAGCACAGGATATGAACTTGGGTGTTTTATGGTGCATGATAAGTTGTCATATAGCACAGGATATGCCTGGGAGTGTTATGGTGCAGAATAAGTAGTGATATAGCACAGGATATGGCCTTGGGAGTGTAATGGTGTGGGATAAGTAGTGATATAGCACAGAATATGGCCCTAGGAATCTTATGTTGCAGGATAGGTAGTGATATAGCACAGGATATGGCCCTGGGAATCTTATGTTGCAGGATAAGTAGTGATATAGCACAGGATATGACCCTGGGAATCGTATTTTGCAGGATACGTAGTGATATAGCAAGGATATGGCCCTGGGAGTGTTATGGTGCAGATACGTAGTGATATAGCACAGGATATGGCCCTGGGAATGTTATGTTGTAAGATAAATAGTGATATAACACAGGATATGGCCCTGGGAGTGTTATGGTGGCCTTAGTCCAATTAATTAGTCTGAGAATGATCTTATAGCTCTCATTTCCCAGACCTATGGAGTTCGGGCACATCATGAATGAGACCTGTCATTCCAGCAGGATGAGGACACAGCAGCTTTACAGACTGCATATCCTCTGATGGGATCTTCTCCTTTTTACAGTAAAAATCGGCTGCTTACCAGTGTATGTGAGTCGGAGAATGGAAAAATTAGAGGTTGAAACAGAAATTGAGTTATAAGATCCTCAGATACTGAATGGATGATCTGGTGATGGAATACATACAGGgtcctcccttctccccatctCTCAATATCTCTATACTGTAGCATCTTGTTTGTTATACAGATACTGTTTTTCTATCATAGAGCATTCCAATCATAGACTTGGGCATGAAGGAGGACAcagtgtgtgggaaagtgagaaaaatgaagaagaggaCCTAAAAAAGAGAGACCCAGCGTCAGCAGCTGTCCatcaaagagatgctccaaagcGGGCACCTGTCGAGGGCAACGGGAAGGAGGTGGAAAAGAAAGACAGCGAAAGCAAACAGGAGAACGAGGATCTGAAGGAGTTTGAGAAAAGTGAAACCATAGAAGAGAGAATAAAAGAGCACAAAGTAtctgaggaggagaaagaaaccAGGGAACTCCTGGAGGAGGAAGACGAGGAAGACAAAAAGAAGAGAAGTTCACCAGGGAAGCGATGGAGGGACAACTTTGAAGAAGACAAAAAGAATGACCAAGAGAAGAAGAGAAACAACTTCCAACTGAATGAGAAGCATGAGAAAGCTAGCACTGAAAGACACCATGCCAGCAAGAGGCCTGGTGGCACCAAGAGGCTTTTCAGTAAAGAGGAAGACAgtttggaggaggaagagaattaCCACCATGGAGGCCATCACCACAATCATCACCAGGGCCATCATGGAGGACAtcagaactgggagaaggaagtAGAAGAGGCAGACGAAGCTAAGAAGAGATCTGGTGTCCAAGCCAAGAGTGTCCACAAAAGGATGGATGAAAAAGCCAGTGATGAAGAGACAGCCCAGTTTGAAGCAGAAGAGAAAGGCGTGAAGGTCTCCAACTCTCAAACCCACCTGCATGGTGTCCATGGGGAGCATCACCTGGGCAGGAACCTCTGGGAGGACAAGAGGCATTTCCATCACCatcaggcagccagtgaagacgAAGAGCTGCGGAAGAGACACCACGAGGAGGAGGAGCCCTACCACAAGAGCAAGCATCACAACCATGAagcggaagaggaggaggaggaggaggaggaagaagaggaggaagaggagcaaaaggaagaggaggaagagaaggaagaggaggaggtgagtaTTAGCTGCTTCCTGATGTTGAATAAAGGAGCAGAATTTACTGAAAACTAAAATCAGTTCTTGCATGGCACAAAATCCTTCTGAATTCCAAAAGTGCCACAGATCCccgtggaccccccccccccccttattcccCCCCAAATCCTGCTGAGGTCAGAGATATTCATGGTAAACCCAGCAACAATAAACAGTGCATCATTTGCAGCACTCAGAAATAATCCAGAATTAGGGGAAGGCCTAAGCATGTTACACAGTGACTCAGCGTCACCAGGTGATGCTCTTTTTATTGGCATAAATTAATTTAATAAAGAGCTCCTAGATGCCCCTCACCAACAAACTGAGCCGCAGCTTTGGGCTGGGAACTGAACCCTATGCGTTGTTTGGTTCCAAGAGCACAACAGAAGCTGTGTGCCCATGCCAGGTGGGTCTACAAGTTAGGGCTATGCCAGTGTTGGAGCACCAGCCTCCGTCCAAGGTGGCATTAATACTGGAGCGAAGAGAGTGCGAGGGAGTGCACGTTCTGTCCCGCAGGGGAAAGCGTCTGTCAAGCCTTCCCGATCTGGGGGACTGGCCTGTGGCCTGCAGCAAAACAACAAGAGGCAGCAATGATTCATTTGCCAAGAACTCATTCCTGAGCCTGTATACCCATGAAAGGAGCAGTTCCTGTCTGTGCGCAGTGGGCACCCAGCATCCATGGGCTAAATACACTTTGCTGGCAGGGAAACGGCATTCAGTCAGTGCACTGGTAATTGGGTGCTAGGATACCCCACGGTGTAGGTCTTGAGCAGGGCCATAAATAGGGGTGG
Proteins encoded in this window:
- the CCER2 gene encoding coiled-coil domain-containing glutamate-rich protein 2, coding for MISAGFFLLVSLILQVSSVPLSTQLSEEEEKVTKCIMEVLVDSLAKPNQGEVSSECMKILKEDERVVAMLHHQHLLKELEDLAHREHSNHRLGHEGGHSVWESEKNEEEDLKKRDPASAAVHQRDAPKRAPVEGNGKEVEKKDSESKQENEDLKEFEKSETIEERIKEHKVSEEEKETRELLEEEDEEDKKKRSSPGKRWRDNFEEDKKNDQEKKRNNFQLNEKHEKASTERHHASKRPGGTKRLFSKEEDSLEEEENYHHGGHHHNHHQGHHGGHQNWEKEVEEADEAKKRSGVQAKSVHKRMDEKASDEETAQFEAEEKGVKVSNSQTHLHGVHGEHHLGRNLWEDKRHFHHHQAASEDEELRKRHHEEEEPYHKSKHHNHEAEEEEEEEEEEEEEEEQKEEEEEKEEEEEQDLEDLEEIEFELKKAAEKLGELHRG